Proteins from a genomic interval of Rhizobium etli CFN 42:
- a CDS encoding carboxymuconolactone decarboxylase family protein produces MPQRLSYAQQSPELFKKFMEFSMALKSSVIDEKLQALVEIRASQINGCGFCLDMHVKQAKIHGESELRLYHVAIWRESNLFIPRERAALAWTEALTKLPEGGVPDEIYERVRGQLSEKEISDLTFVVMAINAWNRVNVGFKTMPGTADKAYGLDKAGLN; encoded by the coding sequence ATGCCCCAGCGATTGAGCTACGCCCAGCAGTCCCCCGAGCTTTTCAAGAAATTCATGGAATTCAGCATGGCGCTGAAGAGCAGCGTCATCGACGAAAAGCTGCAGGCGCTCGTCGAGATCCGCGCCTCGCAGATCAACGGATGCGGCTTTTGCCTCGACATGCATGTGAAGCAGGCAAAGATCCATGGCGAGAGCGAACTCAGGCTGTATCACGTCGCCATCTGGCGGGAATCGAACTTGTTCATTCCCCGCGAGCGTGCGGCCCTCGCCTGGACCGAAGCGCTGACCAAGCTTCCCGAAGGCGGCGTTCCCGACGAGATCTACGAGCGGGTTCGGGGCCAGCTTTCCGAAAAGGAAATCTCCGACCTGACCTTCGTCGTCATGGCTATCAATGCCTGGAACCGCGTCAATGTCGGCTTCAAGACCATGCCCGGCACCGCCGACAAGGCATACGGCCTCGACAAGGCTGGCCTGAACTAA
- a CDS encoding LysR family transcriptional regulator, which produces MDIVSALRTFQRVVETGSFSAAAHDLDVTQPAVSRQVAALEGHFNTRLLHRTTSGLSLTAEGERMLPMALRILEAVEELGDAAGCEGAMASGKVRLSVPAPLGLYLSERLGDLLAGHPKLSVELLFREEGSDMIEERLDLEVRIGPVADSSLVCRRIGWTTAFLVASPAYLERRAPPRVPKDIKDHECLCYNRAGEANTWSFSNGSEDISVRISPRLTACNAVAIHRAALAGAGLAVLSHIIAKPDIAVGRLIPVMKDFQPSRLPVTVVYPSRRNMPLRVKTVLDFLIDAMGQDPSMCAGGVDRGWDR; this is translated from the coding sequence ATGGATATCGTTTCGGCATTACGGACCTTCCAGCGCGTGGTAGAGACGGGGTCCTTCTCGGCGGCGGCGCACGATCTCGACGTGACGCAGCCAGCGGTCTCACGCCAGGTTGCAGCCCTCGAAGGCCACTTCAACACCCGACTTCTGCATCGCACGACGAGCGGCCTGTCGCTGACGGCGGAGGGAGAGCGGATGCTGCCGATGGCGCTCCGGATCCTCGAAGCGGTGGAGGAGCTCGGCGATGCCGCCGGTTGCGAGGGCGCCATGGCTTCCGGCAAGGTCAGGCTCAGCGTTCCCGCGCCGCTCGGCCTCTATCTCAGCGAGCGGCTCGGCGATCTTCTCGCCGGCCATCCGAAACTCTCAGTCGAGCTGCTCTTCAGAGAGGAGGGCTCTGATATGATCGAGGAACGACTGGACCTCGAAGTGCGCATTGGCCCGGTCGCCGACAGCAGCCTCGTCTGCCGGCGGATCGGCTGGACGACAGCCTTCCTCGTCGCGTCTCCCGCTTACCTCGAGCGAAGGGCTCCTCCGCGCGTACCGAAGGACATCAAAGATCATGAATGTCTCTGTTACAACAGGGCGGGCGAGGCCAATACCTGGTCCTTTTCGAACGGTTCGGAGGACATTTCGGTCAGGATCTCGCCGCGGCTTACCGCCTGCAACGCCGTCGCCATCCACAGGGCAGCCCTTGCCGGGGCTGGCCTTGCGGTGCTCTCCCACATCATCGCCAAACCCGATATCGCCGTCGGCCGGCTGATCCCGGTGATGAAGGATTTTCAGCCGAGCCGGCTGCCGGTCACCGTCGTCTATCCCTCGCGACGCAACATGCCGCTGCGCGTCAAGACGGTTCTGGATTTTCTGATCGATGCGATGGGGCAGGACCCGTCGATGTGCGCAGGCGGCGTGGACCGGGGCTGGGACAGGTGA
- a CDS encoding ATP-dependent DNA helicase, whose product MQFAPQQDEALKAVSKWLNEGRSPLFRLFGYAGTGKTTLARHFAENVDGDVLFAAFTGKAAQVLRSRGASNAKTIHSLIYRPRGEEAVEDEETGKTSIAPMFSINRQSPVAKAALIIVDECSMVDEALGKDLMSFGTPILVLGDPGQLPPVSGGGYFTNQEPDYLLTDIHRQARDNPIIKLAMQVREGNEVMYGDYGTAKVIPKSEVTQQLVLGADQVLVGTNRTRRRYNQRLRELKGFSADYPQTGDKLVCLRNDPAKGLLNGSLWQVMTSSKETTKPGINLLVRPEDDDMDRGAAKIKLLKQAFEDVDGEIPWNTRKRYDEFDYGYALTVHKAQGSQWNDVVLFDESWAFRDTRERWLYTAITRAAETLTIVR is encoded by the coding sequence ATGCAATTTGCGCCGCAACAAGACGAAGCCCTGAAGGCTGTTTCGAAATGGCTGAACGAAGGGCGCTCGCCGCTCTTTCGCCTGTTCGGCTATGCCGGAACGGGCAAGACAACGCTTGCCCGGCATTTTGCCGAGAATGTCGACGGCGACGTGCTGTTTGCCGCCTTTACCGGCAAAGCCGCCCAGGTGCTGCGCTCGCGCGGCGCCTCCAACGCCAAGACCATCCATTCGTTGATCTATCGCCCGCGCGGCGAGGAAGCGGTGGAGGACGAAGAGACCGGCAAGACCTCGATTGCGCCGATGTTTTCGATCAACCGGCAGAGCCCGGTCGCCAAAGCCGCGCTGATCATCGTCGACGAATGCTCGATGGTGGACGAGGCCCTCGGCAAGGATCTGATGAGCTTCGGAACGCCCATCCTGGTGCTTGGCGATCCCGGCCAGCTGCCGCCGGTTAGCGGCGGCGGTTACTTCACCAATCAGGAACCGGATTACCTCCTCACCGATATTCACCGCCAGGCGCGCGACAATCCGATCATCAAGCTCGCCATGCAGGTGCGCGAGGGCAACGAGGTGATGTATGGCGATTACGGAACGGCGAAGGTTATTCCGAAGAGCGAGGTGACGCAGCAGCTGGTGCTGGGTGCCGACCAGGTGCTCGTCGGCACCAACAGGACGCGGCGGCGCTATAATCAGCGCCTGCGCGAATTGAAGGGTTTCAGCGCCGATTATCCGCAGACCGGCGACAAGCTCGTCTGTCTTCGGAACGATCCGGCCAAGGGCCTGCTCAACGGCTCGCTGTGGCAGGTGATGACCTCGTCCAAGGAAACGACGAAGCCCGGCATCAATCTCCTCGTCCGCCCGGAGGATGACGACATGGATCGCGGGGCGGCGAAGATCAAGCTGCTCAAGCAGGCCTTCGAGGATGTTGACGGTGAGATCCCCTGGAACACCCGCAAGCGTTACGACGAGTTCGACTATGGTTATGCCCTGACCGTCCACAAGGCGCAGGGCTCGCAATGGAACGACGTCGTGCTCTTCGACGAGAGCTGGGCCTTTCGCGACACGCGGGAACGCTGGCTCTACACCGCGATCACACGCGCGGCGGAGACGCTGACGATCGTGCGCTGA